In Paenibacillus sp. 1781tsa1, one DNA window encodes the following:
- a CDS encoding RNA polymerase sigma factor produces the protein MQRSVPQLGDHVMKVYETYADTLFRIAMVHLGRREDAEEATQDTFIKLIEKAPTFNDAEHQKAWLIRVITNHCKSLLGRGWRKREVKLEGVDALTTDNPEDHALIELVLSLPLKYRSVVHLYYYEDYAIREISEILEISESAVKMRLKRGRELLKLELEGEEL, from the coding sequence ATGCAGCGATCAGTGCCCCAGCTGGGCGATCATGTGATGAAAGTCTACGAGACATATGCAGATACGCTGTTCCGAATTGCCATGGTGCACCTTGGCAGACGGGAAGATGCGGAGGAAGCCACTCAGGATACCTTCATCAAACTAATAGAAAAAGCCCCTACATTCAACGATGCAGAGCATCAGAAAGCATGGTTGATTCGGGTCATCACCAATCATTGCAAATCCTTATTAGGCAGAGGCTGGCGCAAACGGGAGGTCAAGCTGGAGGGTGTCGATGCTCTTACGACGGACAACCCGGAAGATCACGCGCTGATCGAACTCGTGCTGTCACTGCCCCTCAAGTATAGATCGGTGGTTCATCTGTATTATTACGAAGATTATGCAATTCGGGAAATCAGCGAAATCCTGGAGATTAGCGAGTCAGCGGTGAAGATGAGATTAAAGCGAGGAAGAGAGCTGTTAAAACTGGAGCTGGAAGGAGAGGAACTGTAA
- a CDS encoding GNAT family N-acetyltransferase, translated as MKLKAEKFDHISETERLVIRPLQKNDYENWLNEFENRLPSQHRHDKGKMDMSECTLDWFHDLVDRHQELARTDAVYVFGVFRKEDGTHLGMVDIATLARDDFQWGSFGYTIHNQYWRKGYGKEAVNEALHIAFEHLKFHRIEAHINLDNTPSVKLAESVGMEFECVRKGFIHENDEWTDHLVYYKNFN; from the coding sequence TTGAAATTAAAAGCAGAAAAATTTGATCATATTTCAGAGACAGAACGATTAGTAATCAGACCATTACAGAAAAACGACTACGAGAATTGGTTGAATGAATTTGAAAACCGCTTGCCCTCCCAGCACCGCCATGATAAAGGGAAAATGGATATGAGTGAATGTACACTGGATTGGTTTCATGATCTGGTGGATCGACACCAGGAGTTAGCGCGTACAGATGCGGTTTATGTATTTGGTGTCTTTAGAAAGGAAGATGGCACACATCTGGGTATGGTTGATATTGCAACCTTGGCGAGAGATGATTTTCAATGGGGAAGCTTCGGATATACGATCCATAATCAGTATTGGCGAAAAGGTTATGGCAAAGAAGCTGTGAATGAGGCTCTTCATATTGCATTCGAACATTTGAAATTCCACCGTATAGAAGCCCATATCAATTTGGATAATACCCCTTCTGTGAAGTTAGCTGAAAGCGTTGGTATGGAGTTTGAATGTGTACGTAAAGGTTTCATACACGAAAATGATGAGTGGACCGATCATTTGGTTTATTACAAAAATTTTAATTAA
- a CDS encoding LysR family transcriptional regulator has protein sequence MELLQLKYFLTVARCEHVTEAAGKLHVTQSSLSKTIQRLEDDLGVPLFDRIGRKLRLNDFGRTFLRRTEKALFELEQGQREIGDLSNKDQGTLQLAVTTASTLPGILREFRKNQPDIQFHVQMVSLENMSRLLHRGEVDFCLSSPPIEGEDIECQILYDDPIVVAVPMDHRYAERSSIQLAELKDESFVGVKQGYGVRDMVDSICQSVGFLPKYVYEGDEPARLTALVEAEIGLAFIPSTARNPHERIRYLQVEDHRLVREIALLSHKNRYISKAALEFRSVVMEYFSAMP, from the coding sequence ATGGAGCTTCTTCAACTAAAATATTTCCTGACGGTGGCCCGATGCGAACATGTTACGGAGGCTGCGGGAAAGCTGCATGTTACGCAATCCTCTCTGAGCAAAACGATACAACGATTAGAGGATGACCTGGGAGTCCCCTTATTTGATCGAATCGGGAGAAAGCTGCGACTAAACGATTTTGGAAGAACATTTCTTCGCCGAACTGAAAAAGCCTTATTTGAATTGGAACAGGGACAACGGGAAATAGGCGACCTCTCCAACAAAGATCAGGGTACACTGCAATTGGCGGTGACTACGGCCAGTACTTTGCCAGGTATACTACGAGAATTTCGCAAAAATCAACCGGACATTCAGTTCCATGTGCAAATGGTTTCGTTAGAGAACATGTCCAGACTTCTACATCGAGGCGAGGTGGACTTTTGTCTCTCCTCCCCTCCGATTGAAGGTGAAGATATTGAATGTCAGATACTATATGACGACCCGATCGTAGTTGCTGTTCCTATGGATCATCGATATGCAGAACGAAGCAGCATTCAACTAGCCGAGCTTAAGGACGAATCGTTTGTTGGGGTAAAACAAGGCTATGGTGTTCGTGATATGGTGGATTCCATATGTCAATCCGTTGGTTTCCTACCGAAATATGTATATGAAGGTGACGAACCTGCAAGATTAACAGCCCTTGTTGAAGCGGAGATCGGTCTTGCTTTTATACCTAGCACAGCCAGAAACCCGCATGAGCGCATTAGATATCTTCAGGTAGAGGATCATAGACTCGTTCGGGAAATCGCTCTACTTTCGCACAAAAACAGGTATATTTCAAAAGCCGCTTTAGAGTTTCGCAGCGTGGTTATGGAGTATTTCAGTGCTATGCCATGA
- a CDS encoding MFS transporter, whose amino-acid sequence MNVRNKGLMLAVGLGIMLNPLNSSMISVAISRLQQVYQLGFTAVSWIILSFYIASAVAQPVMGKCSDLFGRRKIFLMGLVIVFVSSMLAPWSPSFSWLIVFRIVQSIGTSMMVAVGMAIVRINVTEKQASALSTLAIFLSGAAAIGPFIGGVLIHWWDWHSIFFVNIPFVLASFWFAWKTIPKDEQSPSISGHMSIRRWLALVDAPGILMFTVALVALLIGLLSVNSTGDISTWHLLTGGIGLITLVMFIRHELKAATPFIPLRTFATYPEMTWVNVQYMLVNILFYALFFGVPTYLKQVRHLNEVHTGMSMLALGLCSVIIAPIAGRWIDRSGSRPALIVSAWLMTIGSVFIVFMNETSPIFVVIVALALFGISNGLNAVGMQAALFKSTPKEMIGVSSGIFNTSRYLGTIISSLLIGIVMGDTFNVTGFQMLGIILTVLAASLIIMSVRREADAVIPEQVSK is encoded by the coding sequence ATGAACGTTCGAAATAAAGGATTGATGTTAGCTGTTGGACTCGGAATTATGTTGAATCCGTTGAATTCCTCCATGATTTCGGTGGCAATCTCCAGGCTACAACAAGTGTACCAACTTGGTTTTACAGCCGTTTCGTGGATCATTTTATCATTTTACATTGCCAGTGCTGTTGCTCAACCCGTCATGGGTAAGTGTAGTGATTTGTTTGGCCGCAGGAAGATCTTCCTCATGGGTCTTGTTATTGTTTTTGTATCGTCCATGCTAGCTCCGTGGTCTCCCAGTTTTTCGTGGCTCATCGTATTCCGGATCGTTCAATCGATTGGCACAAGCATGATGGTAGCCGTCGGAATGGCGATTGTCAGAATTAACGTGACTGAAAAACAAGCCTCCGCCTTGTCCACCTTGGCGATATTCCTTTCTGGAGCGGCTGCAATTGGACCTTTTATTGGTGGAGTTTTGATTCATTGGTGGGACTGGCACAGCATATTCTTCGTTAATATTCCGTTTGTCTTGGCAAGCTTTTGGTTCGCCTGGAAAACAATCCCGAAGGACGAGCAATCTCCGTCTATCTCTGGTCACATGTCCATTCGGCGATGGCTTGCGTTAGTTGACGCACCAGGTATTCTGATGTTTACGGTAGCCTTGGTAGCTCTGCTCATCGGTTTACTTTCAGTAAATTCCACAGGAGATATTTCAACATGGCATCTGCTGACAGGAGGGATCGGGTTAATCACACTCGTCATGTTCATCCGACATGAATTAAAAGCAGCCACGCCTTTCATCCCACTGCGAACGTTTGCCACATATCCCGAGATGACTTGGGTGAATGTGCAATACATGCTGGTAAACATCCTGTTTTACGCACTTTTTTTTGGAGTTCCTACGTATTTGAAACAGGTACGTCATCTCAACGAAGTTCATACAGGAATGAGCATGCTAGCTTTGGGGTTATGTTCAGTCATTATTGCTCCGATCGCAGGGCGCTGGATTGACAGATCGGGATCACGGCCAGCTTTAATCGTATCAGCTTGGTTAATGACCATTGGCTCTGTATTCATCGTTTTCATGAATGAAACTTCTCCAATCTTTGTTGTCATTGTTGCCTTGGCTTTATTTGGCATAAGTAACGGTCTAAACGCGGTTGGCATGCAAGCAGCTCTGTTCAAAAGCACACCCAAAGAAATGATAGGTGTTTCATCGGGGATTTTTAATACATCCCGCTACCTTGGGACCATCATATCATCGTTATTGATTGGTATTGTTATGGGAGATACATTCAATGTGACAGGATTTCAGATGCTTGGAATCATCCTTACGGTATTAGCTGCATCACTGATCATCATGAGCGTACGTCGCGAGGCAGATGCGGTGATTCCAGAGCAAGTAAGCAAGTAA
- a CDS encoding cytochrome ubiquinol oxidase subunit I: MAIDTVLWSRLVTGLTLGFHVIFATLGVGVPLMIAIAEFIGIRKKDHHYILMAKRWSRGFVISVAVGVVTGTAISLQLALVWPNFMKLAGNVIALPLFMEVFAFFFEAIFLGIYLYTWDRFKNPYIHWLLTIPIVAGAGMSAVFITTVNGFMNQPEGFVMEAGQFLAVNPVQAMLNTATFSKVFHVLSSAYLTGAALLAGIAAFAMLRKGVSAYHKKGLNLMMAVVLVFSLLNSLAGDVSAKFLAEHQPEKLAAAEWHFETESGADLILLGWLNAEHEIIGALHLPKVLSFLAFGDFNAEVTGLNEFPPDEHPPLLVHYLFDLMAGIGFALLAISSLYFVFVFWKKRNQFNKWMLRMVALSAPLAFLAVEMGWFYAEIGRQPWIIRGYMRVEEAATSSPSVRILFFVFLLLYIVLGVICVLVLRRLFNNNPAELEMEKWLKDKHDQSATKGGQA; this comes from the coding sequence ATGGCTATTGATACGGTGTTATGGAGCAGACTGGTGACTGGTTTGACACTCGGGTTCCACGTTATTTTTGCAACGCTTGGTGTCGGTGTACCTTTGATGATTGCTATTGCAGAGTTCATCGGCATTCGGAAGAAAGATCACCATTACATACTTATGGCAAAGAGGTGGTCCAGAGGATTTGTCATATCTGTGGCAGTTGGTGTGGTGACAGGTACAGCGATATCGCTGCAATTGGCACTGGTGTGGCCGAATTTTATGAAATTGGCCGGTAATGTTATTGCACTGCCACTATTTATGGAAGTATTCGCATTCTTTTTTGAAGCGATATTCCTGGGCATTTATCTGTACACGTGGGATCGGTTCAAAAATCCGTATATCCACTGGTTGCTGACCATTCCGATTGTCGCCGGGGCAGGCATGTCTGCTGTTTTTATCACGACAGTAAATGGATTCATGAACCAGCCTGAAGGTTTTGTCATGGAAGCAGGTCAGTTCTTGGCAGTGAATCCTGTACAAGCGATGCTGAATACGGCGACATTCTCCAAAGTATTTCATGTATTAAGCTCGGCTTATCTGACAGGAGCTGCTTTGTTAGCAGGAATAGCAGCCTTTGCGATGCTGAGAAAAGGGGTGTCGGCCTATCACAAAAAAGGCTTGAACCTCATGATGGCGGTTGTGCTGGTCTTCAGTTTATTAAATTCCTTAGCTGGAGATGTATCTGCCAAGTTTTTGGCTGAGCATCAGCCGGAGAAGCTCGCAGCTGCCGAGTGGCATTTCGAGACAGAAAGCGGAGCGGATTTGATTTTATTAGGATGGCTGAATGCTGAACATGAAATTATAGGCGCACTTCATTTGCCCAAAGTGCTCAGCTTCCTTGCTTTTGGAGACTTTAACGCCGAGGTAACCGGGCTGAACGAATTTCCACCAGATGAACATCCACCATTACTTGTGCATTATTTGTTTGATCTAATGGCTGGAATAGGTTTTGCTCTACTCGCTATATCAAGTTTGTACTTCGTGTTTGTGTTTTGGAAGAAACGTAATCAGTTTAACAAGTGGATGCTTCGTATGGTTGCACTCAGTGCACCGCTCGCTTTTCTGGCTGTTGAGATGGGCTGGTTCTATGCAGAGATCGGGCGGCAGCCATGGATCATCCGAGGTTATATGCGAGTGGAAGAGGCCGCTACTTCTTCACCAAGTGTAAGAATTTTATTTTTCGTGTTCTTGCTTCTATACATCGTGCTCGGCGTCATCTGTGTTCTCGTATTGAGACGTCTGTTCAATAATAATCCTGCTGAGCTTGAGATGGAGAAATGGTTGAAAGACAAGCATGATCAATCAGCCACGAAAGGGGGGCAGGCCTGA
- a CDS encoding cytochrome d ubiquinol oxidase subunit II, producing the protein MSYELIGISVLWLFLYGYLIVSSIDFGAGFFAFYARLTKQDHLINRLISRYLSPVWEITNVFFVFFYIGIVGFFPDTAYYYGSALLVPGSIAVILLAIRGSFYAFENYGSKNNIVYLFLYGATGLLIPASLSVALTLSEGGFILKQGDTVSLDYWALFTNPLSWSIVGLAIVSVLFISGSFLTFYASRAEDHSALKLMRNYALFWSTPTIILALTAFIYLGQHNERHFQNMMDLWWLLALSVAFFMIAMWLLYNGRRYGLAFIFIMLQFFTAFFAYGIGQYPYILDPYITIQSSATPPAMGFALVVVFIGGLCLLIPSLILVFKLFLFDADYVKGKK; encoded by the coding sequence ATGAGTTATGAATTAATTGGTATATCCGTACTCTGGCTCTTCTTGTACGGCTATCTTATTGTATCTTCCATTGATTTTGGAGCAGGTTTCTTCGCCTTTTATGCACGCCTGACGAAGCAGGATCACCTGATTAATCGTCTGATCTCCCGTTATCTATCACCGGTCTGGGAGATCACCAATGTATTTTTTGTCTTTTTCTATATTGGCATCGTTGGATTTTTTCCGGATACTGCTTACTATTATGGCTCCGCGCTGCTTGTTCCGGGAAGTATTGCCGTCATTTTGCTTGCCATTCGTGGTTCATTCTACGCCTTTGAGAATTATGGTTCCAAAAATAACATCGTATATCTGTTTTTATACGGAGCTACAGGTTTGCTTATTCCAGCATCGTTGTCTGTGGCACTGACATTGTCTGAAGGTGGCTTTATTTTGAAGCAGGGGGATACCGTTTCTCTGGATTACTGGGCGCTGTTTACGAATCCATTATCGTGGAGCATCGTTGGTCTAGCCATCGTGTCGGTATTGTTCATTAGCGGGTCATTTCTCACATTTTACGCTTCTCGGGCAGAGGATCATTCGGCATTGAAGCTGATGCGGAACTATGCTTTGTTCTGGAGCACACCGACCATTATTCTCGCGCTGACTGCATTTATCTATTTGGGTCAACACAATGAGCGTCATTTTCAAAACATGATGGATTTATGGTGGCTGCTGGCGCTATCCGTTGCATTTTTCATGATTGCCATGTGGCTGTTATATAACGGACGCCGTTACGGATTAGCTTTTATTTTCATCATGCTGCAATTTTTCACAGCCTTTTTCGCTTATGGCATTGGGCAGTATCCTTATATTCTTGATCCATACATCACGATTCAGAGCAGTGCAACACCGCCAGCTATGGGCTTTGCGCTAGTGGTTGTGTTTATCGGTGGGCTATGCCTGTTAATTCCTTCTCTTATTCTGGTCTTCAAACTGTTCCTGTTTGATGCGGATTATGTGAAAGGGAAAAAATAA
- the cydD gene encoding thiol reductant ABC exporter subunit CydD: MSLQRTNRLLLAIISLALGVAIISQATLVAEAVQRIFVEKASFSSVMLLLGLLLAVMAVRTLLTYGNGKVGLHMAARAKTSMRASVLQNLTRASIPSTLRGQTGGKVSVALDAVDEADSYFSQYMPRMMEAAMIPILILIVTFTQHANTGYIMLFTAPFIPLFMILVGLQTKNKSEEKYAQLAEFSGTFLDSLQGLVTLKIFGRANRQQQEIERSSLGYRDATMGILKIAFTNTFMLESIVMLSIGIVALELAIQLLVFKSMSFHTAFLVLLLVPEFYSLLKNTGTAFHSGRTSMGAIRKVEEMLAETSVKSTQTKPEEGPDQSELTDVDAIAKTEELRTTRAELIPMPPTIELNNVRFQYTPDSFGLETGPISIGPGEQIAIVGKSGSGKTTLLHLIAGLLKPDSGAVLVNGSQLLQHDEAAWFERVSYITQHPYIFAGTFAENIAIGAGRNVSRAEIEQAAEEAGLAGVVAQLEQGLDTFVGEGGRGLSGGEKQRLALARAFLKRPAVILFDEPTVGLDLHTERVLQQSIVLLAKTATMITVAHRLYTIQHADNILFMDNGVLVDSGHHEALLARLPQYAEMVDVQRKGGLA, translated from the coding sequence ATGTCGTTACAACGAACAAACAGGCTGCTCCTTGCGATCATTTCGCTGGCGCTTGGTGTGGCTATTATAAGCCAGGCCACCTTGGTGGCTGAAGCAGTTCAACGGATTTTTGTAGAGAAAGCTTCCTTCTCATCGGTGATGCTGCTGCTTGGGCTATTGCTGGCTGTAATGGCTGTGCGCACACTGTTGACGTATGGCAACGGGAAAGTGGGCTTGCATATGGCTGCACGTGCCAAGACAAGTATGCGAGCTTCTGTGTTGCAGAACCTTACCCGCGCTTCCATTCCTTCAACCCTTCGTGGACAGACGGGAGGAAAGGTCAGCGTTGCTCTGGATGCAGTGGATGAAGCTGACAGCTATTTCAGTCAGTACATGCCGCGTATGATGGAAGCTGCGATGATTCCGATACTGATTCTGATCGTTACGTTTACCCAGCACGCCAACACAGGCTACATTATGCTGTTTACAGCACCGTTTATCCCGCTGTTCATGATTTTGGTGGGACTACAGACAAAGAACAAATCTGAAGAGAAATACGCACAACTGGCCGAGTTTTCGGGTACGTTTCTGGATTCGCTTCAGGGACTGGTTACGTTAAAAATATTCGGACGGGCTAACCGTCAGCAGCAGGAAATTGAACGCAGCAGTCTGGGGTATCGTGATGCTACCATGGGCATTTTGAAAATTGCATTTACAAATACGTTTATGCTGGAATCAATCGTGATGTTAAGCATTGGTATTGTCGCGCTCGAACTGGCTATTCAGTTACTCGTTTTCAAATCGATGTCCTTCCACACGGCCTTTCTTGTGTTGCTGCTCGTCCCTGAGTTTTACAGTCTATTGAAGAATACAGGAACGGCTTTTCACAGTGGGCGAACCAGTATGGGGGCGATTCGCAAAGTGGAAGAGATGCTTGCGGAGACAAGTGTCAAGAGCACACAAACGAAGCCTGAAGAAGGACCGGATCAAAGCGAATTAACCGATGTCGATGCAATTGCAAAGACGGAAGAGCTTCGTACAACTCGCGCCGAGTTGATTCCAATGCCACCAACCATTGAACTGAACAATGTCCGATTCCAGTACACACCTGATTCCTTTGGACTTGAGACAGGACCAATCTCGATTGGACCTGGAGAACAGATTGCTATTGTAGGCAAAAGTGGATCAGGTAAAACCACGCTGCTTCATCTCATTGCTGGTTTGCTGAAACCAGATTCGGGAGCGGTTCTGGTTAACGGAAGCCAGCTTTTGCAACATGATGAGGCTGCATGGTTCGAGCGTGTTAGCTACATTACACAGCATCCGTATATTTTTGCAGGTACATTTGCCGAAAATATCGCGATTGGCGCGGGTCGGAACGTATCCAGGGCTGAGATTGAGCAGGCGGCAGAGGAAGCAGGGCTTGCTGGTGTTGTTGCACAATTGGAGCAGGGACTGGATACATTTGTTGGTGAAGGTGGTCGGGGGCTATCTGGTGGGGAAAAGCAGCGACTTGCCTTGGCACGAGCTTTTCTGAAGCGACCAGCCGTTATTTTGTTCGACGAACCCACAGTTGGACTGGATCTTCACACCGAGCGGGTACTGCAACAATCTATTGTGTTATTAGCCAAAACGGCAACGATGATTACGGTGGCACACCGTTTATATACGATTCAACATGCAGACAACATTTTGTTTATGGACAATGGGGTGTTGGTGGATTCAGGACATCATGAAGCGCTTCTGGCGCGCCTGCCTCAATATGCGGAGATGGTAGATGTACAACGGAAAGGAGGGTTAGCATGA
- the cydC gene encoding thiol reductant ABC exporter subunit CydC, whose amino-acid sequence MSELTILSKAMIQERKDILLSILGGFIAGIAGVALFSASGYMISQTVFAPPLYTLIVLTSMVKLLGFLRAASRYGERLYSHRATFSMLSRLRTAFFAKLVPVTPGILNKNRSGDLLARIVGDVESLQNYFLRVAYPPIIVVMVFLATMLFTSAFSIWIACLLVLGMLITAFVVPGLVLLGQRKIHGRVRQQRALLSTEVTEVLYGFRDLKVYGQLEQREQQLQQASAALATEQKQAASHLLRGQSMHVFVTYLVTWGVLALSAFLIVNGVFAGVFLAMLILATQTVFEEAAAMAILPLYKQDSEHAAQRLAVTVPTSDVDPSQPSGELSADQAVSIELSGVNFQYEGEWRPALRELSLQLAAGSKTAIVGPSGSGKSTIIDLLLKLRIPTSGDIRLNDVPVQELNEESIWQRANVVLQQSHFFRGTIRDNLLLNGEEHSDEQLSDVLDKVQLPNKSLTDMVYEKGENLSDGEKQRLALARAMLRKGRLWLLDEPTSSLDYVTEKHVLQHLLAQAAEDTLLLICHRLMGLEEMDRIVVMDQGKIVESGSFSELMEQKGYFYEMKQIERQMIGDAGA is encoded by the coding sequence ATGAGCGAGCTGACGATTTTGTCAAAAGCGATGATTCAGGAGCGCAAAGATATCTTACTTTCGATATTGGGCGGATTTATCGCCGGCATAGCAGGTGTAGCTCTCTTTTCCGCGAGTGGGTATATGATATCGCAAACGGTATTTGCGCCACCTCTGTACACCTTAATTGTACTCACTTCCATGGTGAAACTGCTTGGTTTCCTTCGAGCGGCAAGCCGCTACGGAGAACGCTTGTATTCGCACAGGGCAACATTCTCCATGCTGAGCCGTTTGCGGACGGCCTTCTTTGCCAAACTGGTCCCGGTAACGCCCGGTATACTGAACAAAAACCGAAGCGGGGATCTGCTTGCGCGGATCGTGGGCGATGTGGAAAGCTTGCAAAATTACTTTTTGCGGGTCGCATATCCACCCATCATTGTTGTTATGGTGTTCTTGGCAACCATGCTGTTCACTTCGGCCTTTTCAATCTGGATTGCGTGTTTGTTAGTACTTGGCATGCTGATTACGGCATTTGTTGTACCAGGCCTTGTCTTGTTGGGACAGCGAAAAATACACGGACGTGTCCGCCAGCAACGAGCTTTGCTGTCCACGGAAGTAACCGAAGTATTGTATGGTTTCAGGGATCTGAAAGTCTACGGCCAATTGGAACAGCGTGAGCAACAGCTTCAGCAAGCTTCCGCTGCATTGGCAACGGAACAGAAACAAGCCGCTTCGCACCTGCTGCGCGGGCAATCTATGCACGTTTTTGTGACGTATCTTGTTACATGGGGTGTGCTAGCACTCAGCGCCTTCTTAATTGTGAATGGAGTGTTTGCAGGTGTATTCCTCGCCATGCTGATCCTCGCCACGCAGACCGTGTTCGAAGAAGCTGCCGCAATGGCTATATTACCTCTATATAAGCAGGACAGTGAACACGCCGCTCAGCGACTGGCGGTAACGGTGCCGACCTCCGATGTAGATCCTTCGCAGCCAAGCGGTGAGTTGTCAGCCGATCAGGCGGTTTCGATTGAACTATCCGGTGTTAACTTCCAATATGAAGGGGAATGGAGACCGGCGCTGAGGGAGCTATCCCTGCAACTTGCAGCAGGCTCCAAAACAGCAATTGTCGGGCCAAGCGGGTCAGGCAAGTCAACGATTATCGATTTGTTACTCAAGCTGCGTATACCAACGTCTGGTGATATACGGTTAAACGATGTTCCGGTGCAGGAACTGAATGAGGAGAGTATTTGGCAAAGGGCAAATGTTGTGTTGCAGCAAAGCCATTTCTTCCGGGGAACCATCCGGGATAACCTGCTGTTGAACGGAGAAGAACATTCGGATGAACAATTGTCGGATGTGCTGGATAAAGTACAATTGCCGAATAAATCATTGACCGACATGGTATATGAAAAAGGAGAGAACCTGTCGGATGGCGAGAAACAGCGGCTGGCTCTTGCACGAGCCATGCTGCGCAAAGGACGGTTATGGCTGCTGGACGAACCAACTTCTTCGCTGGATTACGTCACAGAGAAACATGTGCTCCAGCATCTTCTTGCACAAGCTGCCGAAGATACACTTCTCCTGATCTGCCATCGGCTGATGGGACTGGAAGAGATGGATCGGATTGTGGTCATGGACCAAGGTAAGATTGTGGAATCGGGCTCTTTCTCCGAGCTGATGGAGCAAAAAGGATACTTTTATGAGATGAAACAAATTGAACGACAAATGATTGGAGACGCTGGGGCGTGA
- a CDS encoding response regulator transcription factor gives MNRLLLVEDDENLVFGMQYTLSNEGYEVVVAGSLEEARQALQAKSIDLILLDVTLPDGSGYQLCREIRVTSQVPIIFLTALDEEANVVAGLDLGADDYVTKPVRTKELISRIKAVLRRNNKGKQEVSLWISDNIQVRILEGTVLKNNSEITLTALEYRLLLMLISHPKQICSRSSILNHLWDLSGDFIDDNTLSVHIRRLREKVEDIPAAPQYIVTVRGIGYKWNMEVIGK, from the coding sequence ATGAATCGTTTATTACTCGTCGAAGATGATGAAAATCTGGTGTTTGGTATGCAGTATACACTGTCCAATGAAGGATATGAGGTCGTGGTGGCGGGTAGCTTGGAAGAAGCCAGACAGGCACTGCAGGCAAAGTCGATCGATCTGATTTTGTTGGATGTCACTTTGCCTGATGGATCGGGATATCAACTATGCCGTGAGATTCGGGTAACGTCGCAAGTGCCCATTATCTTTTTGACGGCTTTGGATGAGGAAGCAAACGTGGTCGCAGGGCTTGATCTTGGAGCAGACGACTATGTAACCAAGCCTGTTCGAACCAAAGAACTTATTTCACGAATTAAAGCCGTATTACGACGTAACAACAAGGGAAAACAAGAAGTAAGCTTATGGATATCCGATAACATTCAGGTGCGTATTTTAGAAGGAACTGTACTCAAAAACAATAGTGAAATTACACTGACGGCACTGGAATATCGACTACTATTGATGTTGATCTCTCATCCGAAGCAGATATGCAGCAGGAGTTCAATTCTGAATCATCTCTGGGATCTCTCGGGCGACTTCATTGATGATAATACGCTCTCTGTCCATATCCGCAGATTAAGAGAGAAAGTCGAAGATATTCCTGCAGCACCGCAGTATATCGTAACCGTTCGGGGAATCGGATATAAATGGAACATGGAAGTTATAGGGAAATGA